One genomic segment of Tursiops truncatus isolate mTurTru1 chromosome 11, mTurTru1.mat.Y, whole genome shotgun sequence includes these proteins:
- the ANKRD52 gene encoding serine/threonine-protein phosphatase 6 regulatory ankyrin repeat subunit C isoform X4 → MGILSITDQPPLVQAIFSRDVEEVRSLLSQKENINVLDQERRTPLHAAAYVGDVPILQLLLMSGANVNAKDTLWLTPLHRAAASRNEKVLGLLLAHSADVNARDKLWQTPLHVAAANRATKCAEALAPLLSSLNVADRSGRSALHHAVHSGHLETVNLLLSKGASLNVCDKKERQPLHWAAFLGHLEVLKLLVARGADLGCKDRKGYGLLHTAAASGQIEVVKYLLRMGAEIDEPNAFGNTALHIACYLGQDAVAIELVNAGANVNQPNDKGFTPLHVAAVSTNGALCLELLVNNGADVNYQSKEGKSPLHMAAIHGRFTRSQILIQNGSEIDCADKFGNTPLHVAARYGHELLISTLMTNGADTARRGIHDMFPLHLAVLFGFSDCCRKLLSSGQLYSIVSSLSNEHVLSAGFDINTPDNLGRTCLHAAASGGNVECLNLLLSSGADLRRRDKFGRTPLHYAAANGSYQCAVTLVTAGAGVNEADCKGCSPLHYAAASDTYRRAEPHSSSSHDAEEDEPLKESRRKEAFLLRTRRLSSHGSRAQPLRGMWDLPGPGHEPVSPASAGGLSTTAPPGKPKGLFIFFKRYLKSKRLNYVIFGNCLEFLLDNGADPSLRDRQGYTAVHYAAAYGNRQNLELAYNGHCEALKTLAETLVNLDVRDHKGRTALFLATERGSTECVEVLTAHGASALIKERKRKWTPLHAAAASGHTDSLHLLIDSGERADITDVMDAYGQTPLMLAIMNGHVDCVHLLLEKGSTADAADLRGRTALHRGAVTGCEDCLAALLDHDAFVLCRDFKGRTPIHLASACGHTAVLRTLLQAALSTDPLDTGVDYSGYSPMHWASYTGHEDCLELLLEHSPFSYLEGNPFTPLHCAVINNQDSTTEMLLGALGAKIVNSRDAKGRTPLHAAAFADNVSGLRMLLQHQAEVNATDHTGRTALMTAAENGQTAAVEFLLYRGKADLTVLDENKNTALHLACSKVPPAVQGHEKCALMILAETQDLGLINATNSALQMPLHIAARNGLASVVQALLSRGATVLAVDEEGHTPALACAPNKDVADCLALILSTMKPFPPKDAVSPFSFSLLKNCGIAAAKTCSMVSLNYLSCANHYHHTYHSVLQLLSVGLFLSWTASSSRQVLCFFLGIPHL, encoded by the exons ATGGGGATCCTCAGCATCACGGACCAG CCGCCCCTGGTCCAGGCCATCTTTAGCCGAGATGTGGAGGAAGTGCGTTCCCTCCTCTCGCAGAAGGAGAACATCAATGTGCTG GACCAAGAGAGGCGAACCCCACTTCATGCTGCTGCCTACGTAGGCGATGTCCCCATCCTCCAGTTGCTACTGATGTCAG GTGCTAACGTCAATGCTAAGGACACACTGTGGCTGACCCCTCTTCATCGTGCTGCTGCCTCCCGAAATGAG AAGGTGCTGGGATTGCTGCTGGCACATTCAGCAGATGTGAACGCCCGGGACAAGCTGTGGCAGACACCATTGCATGTGGCCGCTGCCAACCGGGCCACCAAGTGTGCTGAGGCTCTGGCACCATTATTGAGCAGCCTCAACGTGGCTGACAGGAGCGGGCGCAGTGCCCTGCACCACGCAGTGCATAGTGGGCATCTGGAG ACGGTGAACCTGCTCCTCAGTAAGGGAGCCAGCCTGAATGTCTGTGACAAAAAGGAGCGGCAGCCTCTGCACTGGGCGGCTTTTCTAG GGCATTTGGAGGTCCTGAAACTGCTGGTGGCACGGGGAGCAGACCTTGGCTGCAAGGACCGCAAGGGCTATGGGCTGCTCCATACAGCTGCTGCCAGTGGCCAGATTGAAGTGGTGAAGTACTTGCTACGGATGGGGGCTGAG ATTGATGAGCCCAACGCTTTTGGAAACACAGCTTTGCACATCGCCTGCTACCTGGGCCAGGATGCTGTGGCTATCGAGCTGGTGAACGCAGGAGCCAATGTCAACCAGCCAAATGACAAGGGCTTTACACCACTGCATGTGGCTGCGGTCTCCACCAATGGCGCGCTCTGCTTGGAGCTGTTGGTCAATAACGGGGCTGATGTCAACTACCAG AGCAAAGAAGGGAAAAGTCCTCTGCACATGGCAGCCATCCATGGCCGTTTCACCCGCTCCCAGATCCTCATCCAGAATG GCAGTGAGATTGATTGTGCCGACAAATTTGGGAACACGCCACTGCACGTGGCCGCTCGCTATGGACACGAGCTGCTCATCAGCACCCTCATGACCAACGGCGCGGATACCGCCCG gcGTGGCATCCACGACATGTTCCCCTTGCACTTAGCTGTTCTCTTTGGATTCTCTGACTGTTGTCGTAAGCTTCTTTCCTCAG GTCAGCTGTACAGCATTGTATCCTCACTCAGCAATGAGCACGTTCTTTCAGCTGGGTTTGACATCAATACACCTGACAACCTTGGCCGTACCTGTCTTCATGCTGCTGCTTCTGGAGG GAATGTTGAATGTCTTAATTTGCTGTTGAGCAGTGGAGCTGACTTGAGGAGGAGAGACAAATTTGGAAG GACCCCACTGCACTATGCAGCCGCCAATGGCAGCTACCAGTGCGCCGTCACACTGGTGACCGCCGGGGCAGGCGTCAATGAGGCTGACTGTAAAGGTTGCTCTCCGCTCCATTACGCTGCCGCCTCCGACACCTACAGGAG GGCGGAGCCCCACTCATCTTCCAGCCACGATGCTGAAGAGGACGAGCCACTGAAGGAGTCCCGCAGGAAGGAGGCCTTCTT gctccggacgcgcaggctcagcagccatggctcacgggcccagccgctccgcggcatgtgggatcttcccggaccggggcacgaacccgtgtcccctgcatcggcaggcgggctctcaaccactgcgccaccagggaagcccaagggtttatttattttttttaaaagatatttaaaatccaAGAGGCTCAACTATGTGATCTTTGGCAA CTGTTTGGAATTCTTACTGGATAACGGTGCAGACCCCTCCCTGCGGGACAGGCAGGGCTACACAGCCGTGCACTATGCAGCCGCCTATGGCAATAGACAGAACCTCGAACTG GCCTACAACGGTCACTGTGAAGCCCTGAAGACACTGGCCGAGACGCTGGTGAATCTGGATGTAAGGGACCACAAGGGCCGGACCGCGCTCTTCCTGGCCACTGAGCGAGGCTCCACTGAGTGTGTGGAGGTGCTAACGGCCCATGGCGCCTCTGCCCTCATCAAGGAGCGCAAGCGCAAGTGGACACCCCTGCACGCTGCTG CTGCCTCTGGCCACACTGATTCCCTGCACTTGCTGATCGACAGTGGGGAAAGAGCTGACATCACAGATGTCATGGATGCCTATGGACA AACCCCACTGATGCTGGCCATCATGAATGGCCACGTGGACTGTGTACATCTGCTGCTAGAGAAAGGATCCACAGCTGATGCTGCTGACCTCCGGGGCCGCACTGCCCTCCACCGTGGG GCAGTGACTGGCTGTGAGGACTGCCTGGCCGCCCTGCTGGACCACGATGCATTCGTGCTGTGCCGAGACTTCAAGGGCCGCACGCCCATTCATCTGGCCTCAGCCTGTGGCCACACTGCAGTACTGCGGACCCTGCTGCAGGCTGCCCTTTCCACAGACCCCCTGGATACCGGGGTGGATTACAGCGGATACTCGCCCATGCACTGGGCCTCCTACACTG GACATGAAGATTGTCTGGAGTTGTTACTTGAACACAGCCCGTTTTCATACCTGGAAGGAAACCCCTTCACTCCTTTGCACTGTGCAGT aATTAATAACCAGGACAGCACCACAGAGATGCTGCTGGGAGCTCTGGGTGCCAAGATTGTGAACAGCCGAGATGCCAAAGGACG GACCCCTCTTCACGCCGCTGCCTTCGCGGACAACGTCTCTGGGCTCCGGATGCTGCTGCAGCATCAAGCCGAGGTGAACGCCACTGACCACACTGGCCGCACCGCGCTCATGACGGCGGCTGAGAATGGGCAGACCGCTGCTGTGG aatttctgctgtaTCGAGGGAAGGCAGACCTTACTGTGCTGGATGAGAACAAGAACACTGCCCTCCACTTGGCCTGTAGCAAGGTACCACCGGCAGTGCAG GGCCACGAGAAATGTGCCCTCATGATCCTGGCAGAAACCCAAGACCTTGGCCTTATCAATGCTACCAACAGTGCGCTGCAGAT gCCCCTACACATTGCCGCCCGGAATGGTCTAGCTTCTGTGGTGCAGGCCCTGCTGAGTCGTGGGGCCACAGTGCTGGCTGTGGATGAAGAAG GTCACACCCCGGCATTGGCCTGCGCCCCCAACAAAGATGTGGCAGACTGCCTGGCCTTGATCCTTTCCACCATGAAGCCTTTCCCACCCAAGGACGCCGTCAGTCCTTTCAGCTTCAGCCTGCTCAAGAACTGTGGCATCGCAGCAGCCAAGACG
- the ANKRD52 gene encoding serine/threonine-protein phosphatase 6 regulatory ankyrin repeat subunit C isoform X3 produces MGILSITDQPPLVQAIFSRDVEEVRSLLSQKENINVLDQERRTPLHAAAYVGDVPILQLLLMSGANVNAKDTLWLTPLHRAAASRNEKVLGLLLAHSADVNARDKLWQTPLHVAAANRATKCAEALAPLLSSLNVADRSGRSALHHAVHSGHLETVNLLLSKGASLNVCDKKERQPLHWAAFLGHLEVLKLLVARGADLGCKDRKGYGLLHTAAASGQIEVVKYLLRMGAEIDEPNAFGNTALHIACYLGQDAVAIELVNAGANVNQPNDKGFTPLHVAAVSTNGALCLELLVNNGADVNYQSKEGKSPLHMAAIHGRFTRSQILIQNGSEIDCADKFGNTPLHVAARYGHELLISTLMTNGADTARRGIHDMFPLHLAVLFGFSDCCRKLLSSGQLYSIVSSLSNEHVLSAGFDINTPDNLGRTCLHAAASGGNVECLNLLLSSGADLRRRDKFGRTPLHYAAANGSYQCAVTLVTAGAGVNEADCKGCSPLHYAAASDTYRRAEPHSSSSHDAEEDEPLKESRRKEAFLLRTRRLSSHGSRAQPLRGMWDLPGPGHEPVSPASAGGLSTTAPPGKPKGLFIFFKRYLKSKRLNYVIFGNCLEFLLDNGADPSLRDRQGYTAVHYAAAYGNRQNLELLLEMSFNCLEDVESTIPVSPLHLAAYNGHCEALKTLAETLVNLDVRDHKGRTALFLATERGSTECVEVLTAHGASALIKERKRKWTPLHAAAASGHTDSLHLLIDSGERADITDVMDAYGQTPLMLAIMNGHVDCVHLLLEKGSTADAADLRGRTALHRGAVTGCEDCLAALLDHDAFVLCRDFKGRTPIHLASACGHTAVLRTLLQAALSTDPLDTGVDYSGYSPMHWASYTGHEDCLELLLEHSPFSYLEGNPFTPLHCAVINNQDSTTEMLLGALGAKIVNSRDAKGRTPLHAAAFADNVSGLRMLLQHQAEVNATDHTGRTALMTAAENGQTAAVEFLLYRGKADLTVLDENKNTALHLACSKVPPAVQGHEKCALMILAETQDLGLINATNSALQMPLHIAARNGLASVVQALLSRGATVLAVDEEGHTPALACAPNKDVADCLALILSTMKPFPPKDAVSPFSFSLLKNCGIAAAKTMDASCTLQAPPPHTCFEPSSCHILVFYAVLVQVQLS; encoded by the exons ATGGGGATCCTCAGCATCACGGACCAG CCGCCCCTGGTCCAGGCCATCTTTAGCCGAGATGTGGAGGAAGTGCGTTCCCTCCTCTCGCAGAAGGAGAACATCAATGTGCTG GACCAAGAGAGGCGAACCCCACTTCATGCTGCTGCCTACGTAGGCGATGTCCCCATCCTCCAGTTGCTACTGATGTCAG GTGCTAACGTCAATGCTAAGGACACACTGTGGCTGACCCCTCTTCATCGTGCTGCTGCCTCCCGAAATGAG AAGGTGCTGGGATTGCTGCTGGCACATTCAGCAGATGTGAACGCCCGGGACAAGCTGTGGCAGACACCATTGCATGTGGCCGCTGCCAACCGGGCCACCAAGTGTGCTGAGGCTCTGGCACCATTATTGAGCAGCCTCAACGTGGCTGACAGGAGCGGGCGCAGTGCCCTGCACCACGCAGTGCATAGTGGGCATCTGGAG ACGGTGAACCTGCTCCTCAGTAAGGGAGCCAGCCTGAATGTCTGTGACAAAAAGGAGCGGCAGCCTCTGCACTGGGCGGCTTTTCTAG GGCATTTGGAGGTCCTGAAACTGCTGGTGGCACGGGGAGCAGACCTTGGCTGCAAGGACCGCAAGGGCTATGGGCTGCTCCATACAGCTGCTGCCAGTGGCCAGATTGAAGTGGTGAAGTACTTGCTACGGATGGGGGCTGAG ATTGATGAGCCCAACGCTTTTGGAAACACAGCTTTGCACATCGCCTGCTACCTGGGCCAGGATGCTGTGGCTATCGAGCTGGTGAACGCAGGAGCCAATGTCAACCAGCCAAATGACAAGGGCTTTACACCACTGCATGTGGCTGCGGTCTCCACCAATGGCGCGCTCTGCTTGGAGCTGTTGGTCAATAACGGGGCTGATGTCAACTACCAG AGCAAAGAAGGGAAAAGTCCTCTGCACATGGCAGCCATCCATGGCCGTTTCACCCGCTCCCAGATCCTCATCCAGAATG GCAGTGAGATTGATTGTGCCGACAAATTTGGGAACACGCCACTGCACGTGGCCGCTCGCTATGGACACGAGCTGCTCATCAGCACCCTCATGACCAACGGCGCGGATACCGCCCG gcGTGGCATCCACGACATGTTCCCCTTGCACTTAGCTGTTCTCTTTGGATTCTCTGACTGTTGTCGTAAGCTTCTTTCCTCAG GTCAGCTGTACAGCATTGTATCCTCACTCAGCAATGAGCACGTTCTTTCAGCTGGGTTTGACATCAATACACCTGACAACCTTGGCCGTACCTGTCTTCATGCTGCTGCTTCTGGAGG GAATGTTGAATGTCTTAATTTGCTGTTGAGCAGTGGAGCTGACTTGAGGAGGAGAGACAAATTTGGAAG GACCCCACTGCACTATGCAGCCGCCAATGGCAGCTACCAGTGCGCCGTCACACTGGTGACCGCCGGGGCAGGCGTCAATGAGGCTGACTGTAAAGGTTGCTCTCCGCTCCATTACGCTGCCGCCTCCGACACCTACAGGAG GGCGGAGCCCCACTCATCTTCCAGCCACGATGCTGAAGAGGACGAGCCACTGAAGGAGTCCCGCAGGAAGGAGGCCTTCTT gctccggacgcgcaggctcagcagccatggctcacgggcccagccgctccgcggcatgtgggatcttcccggaccggggcacgaacccgtgtcccctgcatcggcaggcgggctctcaaccactgcgccaccagggaagcccaagggtttatttattttttttaaaagatatttaaaatccaAGAGGCTCAACTATGTGATCTTTGGCAA CTGTTTGGAATTCTTACTGGATAACGGTGCAGACCCCTCCCTGCGGGACAGGCAGGGCTACACAGCCGTGCACTATGCAGCCGCCTATGGCAATAGACAGAACCTCGAACTG CTCTTAGAAATGTCCTTTAACTGCCTGGAGGATGTAGAGAGCACCATTCCAGTCAGCCCTTTGCACTTAGCT GCCTACAACGGTCACTGTGAAGCCCTGAAGACACTGGCCGAGACGCTGGTGAATCTGGATGTAAGGGACCACAAGGGCCGGACCGCGCTCTTCCTGGCCACTGAGCGAGGCTCCACTGAGTGTGTGGAGGTGCTAACGGCCCATGGCGCCTCTGCCCTCATCAAGGAGCGCAAGCGCAAGTGGACACCCCTGCACGCTGCTG CTGCCTCTGGCCACACTGATTCCCTGCACTTGCTGATCGACAGTGGGGAAAGAGCTGACATCACAGATGTCATGGATGCCTATGGACA AACCCCACTGATGCTGGCCATCATGAATGGCCACGTGGACTGTGTACATCTGCTGCTAGAGAAAGGATCCACAGCTGATGCTGCTGACCTCCGGGGCCGCACTGCCCTCCACCGTGGG GCAGTGACTGGCTGTGAGGACTGCCTGGCCGCCCTGCTGGACCACGATGCATTCGTGCTGTGCCGAGACTTCAAGGGCCGCACGCCCATTCATCTGGCCTCAGCCTGTGGCCACACTGCAGTACTGCGGACCCTGCTGCAGGCTGCCCTTTCCACAGACCCCCTGGATACCGGGGTGGATTACAGCGGATACTCGCCCATGCACTGGGCCTCCTACACTG GACATGAAGATTGTCTGGAGTTGTTACTTGAACACAGCCCGTTTTCATACCTGGAAGGAAACCCCTTCACTCCTTTGCACTGTGCAGT aATTAATAACCAGGACAGCACCACAGAGATGCTGCTGGGAGCTCTGGGTGCCAAGATTGTGAACAGCCGAGATGCCAAAGGACG GACCCCTCTTCACGCCGCTGCCTTCGCGGACAACGTCTCTGGGCTCCGGATGCTGCTGCAGCATCAAGCCGAGGTGAACGCCACTGACCACACTGGCCGCACCGCGCTCATGACGGCGGCTGAGAATGGGCAGACCGCTGCTGTGG aatttctgctgtaTCGAGGGAAGGCAGACCTTACTGTGCTGGATGAGAACAAGAACACTGCCCTCCACTTGGCCTGTAGCAAGGTACCACCGGCAGTGCAG GGCCACGAGAAATGTGCCCTCATGATCCTGGCAGAAACCCAAGACCTTGGCCTTATCAATGCTACCAACAGTGCGCTGCAGAT gCCCCTACACATTGCCGCCCGGAATGGTCTAGCTTCTGTGGTGCAGGCCCTGCTGAGTCGTGGGGCCACAGTGCTGGCTGTGGATGAAGAAG GTCACACCCCGGCATTGGCCTGCGCCCCCAACAAAGATGTGGCAGACTGCCTGGCCTTGATCCTTTCCACCATGAAGCCTTTCCCACCCAAGGACGCCGTCAGTCCTTTCAGCTTCAGCCTGCTCAAGAACTGTGGCATCGCAGCAGCCAAGACG ATGGATGCATCCTGCACCCTccaggcccctcctccccatACCTGCTTTGAGCCCTCCTCCTGCCACATCCTGGTTTTCTATGCTGTTTTGGTGCAAGTACAACTGTCGTAG
- the ANKRD52 gene encoding serine/threonine-protein phosphatase 6 regulatory ankyrin repeat subunit C isoform X1, translating into MGILSITDQPPLVQAIFSRDVEEVRSLLSQKENINVLDQERRTPLHAAAYVGDVPILQLLLMSGANVNAKDTLWLTPLHRAAASRNEKVLGLLLAHSADVNARDKLWQTPLHVAAANRATKCAEALAPLLSSLNVADRSGRSALHHAVHSGHLETVNLLLSKGASLNVCDKKERQPLHWAAFLGHLEVLKLLVARGADLGCKDRKGYGLLHTAAASGQIEVVKYLLRMGAEIDEPNAFGNTALHIACYLGQDAVAIELVNAGANVNQPNDKGFTPLHVAAVSTNGALCLELLVNNGADVNYQSKEGKSPLHMAAIHGRFTRSQILIQNGSEIDCADKFGNTPLHVAARYGHELLISTLMTNGADTARRGIHDMFPLHLAVLFGFSDCCRKLLSSGQLYSIVSSLSNEHVLSAGFDINTPDNLGRTCLHAAASGGNVECLNLLLSSGADLRRRDKFGRTPLHYAAANGSYQCAVTLVTAGAGVNEADCKGCSPLHYAAASDTYRRAEPHSSSSHDAEEDEPLKESRRKEAFLLRTRRLSSHGSRAQPLRGMWDLPGPGHEPVSPASAGGLSTTAPPGKPKGLFIFFKRYLKSKRLNYVIFGNCLEFLLDNGADPSLRDRQGYTAVHYAAAYGNRQNLELLLEMSFNCLEDVESTIPVSPLHLAAYNGHCEALKTLAETLVNLDVRDHKGRTALFLATERGSTECVEVLTAHGASALIKERKRKWTPLHAAAASGHTDSLHLLIDSGERADITDVMDAYGQTPLMLAIMNGHVDCVHLLLEKGSTADAADLRGRTALHRGAVTGCEDCLAALLDHDAFVLCRDFKGRTPIHLASACGHTAVLRTLLQAALSTDPLDTGVDYSGYSPMHWASYTGHEDCLELLLEHSPFSYLEGNPFTPLHCAVINNQDSTTEMLLGALGAKIVNSRDAKGRTPLHAAAFADNVSGLRMLLQHQAEVNATDHTGRTALMTAAENGQTAAVEFLLYRGKADLTVLDENKNTALHLACSKVPPAVQGHEKCALMILAETQDLGLINATNSALQMPLHIAARNGLASVVQALLSRGATVLAVDEEGHTPALACAPNKDVADCLALILSTMKPFPPKDAVSPFSFSLLKNCGIAAAKTCSMVSLNYLSCANHYHHTYHSVLQLLSVGLFLSWTASSSRQVLCFFLGIPHL; encoded by the exons ATGGGGATCCTCAGCATCACGGACCAG CCGCCCCTGGTCCAGGCCATCTTTAGCCGAGATGTGGAGGAAGTGCGTTCCCTCCTCTCGCAGAAGGAGAACATCAATGTGCTG GACCAAGAGAGGCGAACCCCACTTCATGCTGCTGCCTACGTAGGCGATGTCCCCATCCTCCAGTTGCTACTGATGTCAG GTGCTAACGTCAATGCTAAGGACACACTGTGGCTGACCCCTCTTCATCGTGCTGCTGCCTCCCGAAATGAG AAGGTGCTGGGATTGCTGCTGGCACATTCAGCAGATGTGAACGCCCGGGACAAGCTGTGGCAGACACCATTGCATGTGGCCGCTGCCAACCGGGCCACCAAGTGTGCTGAGGCTCTGGCACCATTATTGAGCAGCCTCAACGTGGCTGACAGGAGCGGGCGCAGTGCCCTGCACCACGCAGTGCATAGTGGGCATCTGGAG ACGGTGAACCTGCTCCTCAGTAAGGGAGCCAGCCTGAATGTCTGTGACAAAAAGGAGCGGCAGCCTCTGCACTGGGCGGCTTTTCTAG GGCATTTGGAGGTCCTGAAACTGCTGGTGGCACGGGGAGCAGACCTTGGCTGCAAGGACCGCAAGGGCTATGGGCTGCTCCATACAGCTGCTGCCAGTGGCCAGATTGAAGTGGTGAAGTACTTGCTACGGATGGGGGCTGAG ATTGATGAGCCCAACGCTTTTGGAAACACAGCTTTGCACATCGCCTGCTACCTGGGCCAGGATGCTGTGGCTATCGAGCTGGTGAACGCAGGAGCCAATGTCAACCAGCCAAATGACAAGGGCTTTACACCACTGCATGTGGCTGCGGTCTCCACCAATGGCGCGCTCTGCTTGGAGCTGTTGGTCAATAACGGGGCTGATGTCAACTACCAG AGCAAAGAAGGGAAAAGTCCTCTGCACATGGCAGCCATCCATGGCCGTTTCACCCGCTCCCAGATCCTCATCCAGAATG GCAGTGAGATTGATTGTGCCGACAAATTTGGGAACACGCCACTGCACGTGGCCGCTCGCTATGGACACGAGCTGCTCATCAGCACCCTCATGACCAACGGCGCGGATACCGCCCG gcGTGGCATCCACGACATGTTCCCCTTGCACTTAGCTGTTCTCTTTGGATTCTCTGACTGTTGTCGTAAGCTTCTTTCCTCAG GTCAGCTGTACAGCATTGTATCCTCACTCAGCAATGAGCACGTTCTTTCAGCTGGGTTTGACATCAATACACCTGACAACCTTGGCCGTACCTGTCTTCATGCTGCTGCTTCTGGAGG GAATGTTGAATGTCTTAATTTGCTGTTGAGCAGTGGAGCTGACTTGAGGAGGAGAGACAAATTTGGAAG GACCCCACTGCACTATGCAGCCGCCAATGGCAGCTACCAGTGCGCCGTCACACTGGTGACCGCCGGGGCAGGCGTCAATGAGGCTGACTGTAAAGGTTGCTCTCCGCTCCATTACGCTGCCGCCTCCGACACCTACAGGAG GGCGGAGCCCCACTCATCTTCCAGCCACGATGCTGAAGAGGACGAGCCACTGAAGGAGTCCCGCAGGAAGGAGGCCTTCTT gctccggacgcgcaggctcagcagccatggctcacgggcccagccgctccgcggcatgtgggatcttcccggaccggggcacgaacccgtgtcccctgcatcggcaggcgggctctcaaccactgcgccaccagggaagcccaagggtttatttattttttttaaaagatatttaaaatccaAGAGGCTCAACTATGTGATCTTTGGCAA CTGTTTGGAATTCTTACTGGATAACGGTGCAGACCCCTCCCTGCGGGACAGGCAGGGCTACACAGCCGTGCACTATGCAGCCGCCTATGGCAATAGACAGAACCTCGAACTG CTCTTAGAAATGTCCTTTAACTGCCTGGAGGATGTAGAGAGCACCATTCCAGTCAGCCCTTTGCACTTAGCT GCCTACAACGGTCACTGTGAAGCCCTGAAGACACTGGCCGAGACGCTGGTGAATCTGGATGTAAGGGACCACAAGGGCCGGACCGCGCTCTTCCTGGCCACTGAGCGAGGCTCCACTGAGTGTGTGGAGGTGCTAACGGCCCATGGCGCCTCTGCCCTCATCAAGGAGCGCAAGCGCAAGTGGACACCCCTGCACGCTGCTG CTGCCTCTGGCCACACTGATTCCCTGCACTTGCTGATCGACAGTGGGGAAAGAGCTGACATCACAGATGTCATGGATGCCTATGGACA AACCCCACTGATGCTGGCCATCATGAATGGCCACGTGGACTGTGTACATCTGCTGCTAGAGAAAGGATCCACAGCTGATGCTGCTGACCTCCGGGGCCGCACTGCCCTCCACCGTGGG GCAGTGACTGGCTGTGAGGACTGCCTGGCCGCCCTGCTGGACCACGATGCATTCGTGCTGTGCCGAGACTTCAAGGGCCGCACGCCCATTCATCTGGCCTCAGCCTGTGGCCACACTGCAGTACTGCGGACCCTGCTGCAGGCTGCCCTTTCCACAGACCCCCTGGATACCGGGGTGGATTACAGCGGATACTCGCCCATGCACTGGGCCTCCTACACTG GACATGAAGATTGTCTGGAGTTGTTACTTGAACACAGCCCGTTTTCATACCTGGAAGGAAACCCCTTCACTCCTTTGCACTGTGCAGT aATTAATAACCAGGACAGCACCACAGAGATGCTGCTGGGAGCTCTGGGTGCCAAGATTGTGAACAGCCGAGATGCCAAAGGACG GACCCCTCTTCACGCCGCTGCCTTCGCGGACAACGTCTCTGGGCTCCGGATGCTGCTGCAGCATCAAGCCGAGGTGAACGCCACTGACCACACTGGCCGCACCGCGCTCATGACGGCGGCTGAGAATGGGCAGACCGCTGCTGTGG aatttctgctgtaTCGAGGGAAGGCAGACCTTACTGTGCTGGATGAGAACAAGAACACTGCCCTCCACTTGGCCTGTAGCAAGGTACCACCGGCAGTGCAG GGCCACGAGAAATGTGCCCTCATGATCCTGGCAGAAACCCAAGACCTTGGCCTTATCAATGCTACCAACAGTGCGCTGCAGAT gCCCCTACACATTGCCGCCCGGAATGGTCTAGCTTCTGTGGTGCAGGCCCTGCTGAGTCGTGGGGCCACAGTGCTGGCTGTGGATGAAGAAG GTCACACCCCGGCATTGGCCTGCGCCCCCAACAAAGATGTGGCAGACTGCCTGGCCTTGATCCTTTCCACCATGAAGCCTTTCCCACCCAAGGACGCCGTCAGTCCTTTCAGCTTCAGCCTGCTCAAGAACTGTGGCATCGCAGCAGCCAAGACG